DNA sequence from the Manihot esculenta cultivar AM560-2 chromosome 11, M.esculenta_v8, whole genome shotgun sequence genome:
atcttatttaatttattttatttttaaatttttttcaaacatcttttaatatataatacgaatataattaaaaattaataaaaaaattatattctttaaaatgtatgaaaataaaataaataaaaattataaaactgaCAGAATAcaattgtttttaaaaaaactgACAGAATAAATGGGAACAATTATGGAATCTTCAAAAGATTTAGCTTAAACTTCAAGCTTAAAAgactgatatatatatatatatatatatatatatatatatattcaaaaagATTTAACTTAAACATGAAGCTCAATAAAAAGacctgttatatatatataaataattatatttttacttttatattattttataaatattaaataaaagtaataaatgATTCTAAATAATTAGCCAcgtaatttaaatagtttaggAAATGACAAtaaacaaattttaattaaagaaataaattaaataaaaattatataaaatttaattaaattttatgtatataattAAACTGCAATCATAAATTTAATCTATTATAAATGTATCTGAAATATCTGAAGTTTCAATTCGACTCCAATCCTccatttcatttcaaaaaaaaaaaatcctactgGACTCTATATCATTCTAATTCATGAACCAAACACTGTGTTactgtattttataattttttggcCAAAATAGGCGCTCCCTGCGTTATTTAAGACGCACCACCAGCTTTGTGGAATAACGCATTCCAGCAAGATGGATAGATCACTATCCAGTGGCCCAGAATCAGAAATATCAATCTCCGGTGCTGGAAAAAGATCAGGCAGCTGGGTCACCTTCCCTTTTATTATAGGTAGTTTAGTTTGGCCTGCAAGCTCTTCTTTTTCTCAAGCTTATGTCTTCCTTGAGTTTTGATCCATTGAATGTGTTCTTTTTGCTTTCAAGCAGGGACTTTTAGCTGCTTGACACTTGCTGGTGCAGGATGGTTATTCAACATCATTGTCTATCTTATTAAGGAATTCAACGTAAAGAGCATTGACGCTGCTCAAATTTCCAACGTCGTTAACGGTGGCTCCAATTTAGTTCCCTTAGTCGCCGCCATTGTTGCCGACTCTTTCCTGGGCTCTTTCTCTGTCGTCGCAGTATCTTCCTGCGTCTCCTTTGTGGTAATTTTTCTCTGTCAACATGTTATTCCCTTAAAACCTGTTTGGTATTGAGTTTAGAGAACAAAAAAGCGATTTTCagaaaaaatatcattttaaatgcgataaaagaagaaaaaaaattgttattttaatgTTGTTATAGTTAAATTAtgtcaaaaataaatttcaattattttttaatattatttaaataatatttttaagaaagtgAACGTTTTAGCAGCAACGCCAAACAGACTCCTAATATGTCTCTTTGCAAATTTAGGGCTTGGTGCTCTTGGCCTCAACTGCACTAGTCGACTCCCTGAGGCCTAAGCCGTGCGAAGATGGATCGAGCCCGTGCCAAACCCCAtcaaaactccaatatgcaATCCTGTATGGTGCCTTTGTTCTGGCATCCATTGGCATGGGAGGATCAAGATACACTTTGGCAACAATGGGCGCTAACCAATTTGATAATCCAAAAGCTCAGGGAATTTTCTTCAACTGGTTTTTCTTCATGTTCTACTTAGTTTCTCTTATTAGTGCCACGGCCATCGTCTATATAGAGGATAATGTTGGCTGGGGATTGGGGCTGGGACTATGTGTTGCTGCTAATTTCATTGGAATAGTCATTTTTCTGGTGGGAACACGTTTCTATCGACGTGATAAGCCTCAAGGAAGCCCTTTCACAAGCTTAGCCCGTGTAGTTGTTGCTGCTATACAAAAGAGGAAGGTCTTGTTGTCTTCCAGAAATGAGGACTATTACTATGACCATGATACCAAGCCGAAGGAGCTTGCTGCTCCAATGTCAAAGAGTTTCAGGTATGGAATTGAACCGTATAATTACTTCATTTTACTTATTTTGTTTTATAACTATTGATTACAGTGGATTGCAATAGTTAATATTCAATCGTTATAATgattgtattgaataataacCCCTCAGTCTTCAGCTTCCTTAGAGAGCAATCTACCAATTCCTGTAGGAATCTTGTGAGCCTAAGTGCTCCACCAACCTAGTTTATGAGAGCAATGATTTTGGTTATGGACCAGCCTGCAGGAACATACTTTATGTGGTAGGTAATGGAATAGAGAATGATTCTTACCTATTCTACAGTGTAATAATAATGAATACTCTACTATAGAATATGAATATATTGAATTGATATAAAGCATATTTCTTTAAAGTCATTTGGGGGAGGGAATGATTACTGAATGAGAAATATGGGGCCAAATGTGTACTATCTTAAGTGGATTATGGGCAGGTATATGACTCCACAAAACCACAGGGGATTGATGAATCTCTAGAATTTGGCAATTACTTGAAAGAAAGTCAAAAGCTTCAAAGATAAATACAGTATCAGTAGCAGTGACCAACTGCTAGTGGGACAATGAGTTGGGATATGACAACTCATGTTTCCTGCTGTTCTCAACATTAGGGCTGAATATATAGTATTATCATGatagaatttattaattatataacaaTCAGAGATTAAGACATGGGTTTACTCTTACAAATTAATCAGGTTCTTCAACCGAGCAGCACTCAAATCTGAAGGAGACATCAAGCCAGATGGCTCCATTGCAAAACCATGGAGACTATGCACAGTTTCACAGGTAGAAGATTTCAAAACCCTTATCAGAATTTTCCCAATATGGTCCACCAGTATATTTCTAGGCACTCCAATCGCCATGCAAAGTGGCTTGAACGTCCTCCAAGCTCTAACAATGGACCGTCACCTCGGCCAACATTTCCAAATCCCAGCCGGCTCGTTTGCAGTCGTAGTTTTACTCAGTGCATCAATTTTTCTCTCCATAATTGATCGGTTTCTCTTTCCACTGTGGCTCAACATGACTCACAAATCCCCAACGCCATTCCAAAGAATAGGCGTCGGTCATATACTAAATGTGCTGGCCATGGCTGTATCAGCTTCGTTGGAGTCGAGCCGGCTCCGACTAGCGCACCACCATAACCAAGCCAGTTCCGTCGTGCCAATGTCAGCCTTGTGGTTGTTTCCACAGCTGATTTTGATTGGCATTGGAGAAGCATTTCATTTTCCTGGACAAGTGGCTTTGTATTACCAAGAATTTCCAACTTCATTGCGCAGTACAGCAACTGCTATGATTTCATTGATTATTGGGATTTCATTCTATTTAAGTACAGCTTTGATTGATCTTATTAGAAAGGTGACAGGTTGGTTACCTGATAATATAAATGACGGAAGGCTAGATAATGTTTATTGGGTGATGGTGGGAATTGGGGTGCTCAACTTTGGTTATTTTCTAGGTTGTGCTAAGTTGTACAAGTACCAGAATGTTGAAAAGGTAGCAGATGAGAGTTCTTCAAGTTCTGATAAGTGAAGATGACAATATTTAGATATAGATTTGTGcgcataaatttaatatataagtatTGTGTGTAGTATAAGTATGCTTAGTTTACTCTTCCTAGAAATTTTTGTGCAATATCAGTCGATGTATTTTCGTGCTTAgatgtataatttattatttattagaaaattaaaaaatacagtaGAAATAgccattaaataaattattattattattattattaattaaaaacaaccaactaaaaattttattggtatataAATTATGTGATACATATTTAGTATCTTATTCGGTCAAGTAGTTATCTCACATGATAAATTCAAAATCGATATCCATGtcccaattaaaaaaaaaaatcatttgatAAAAGAATTATAGAAGAATTACTATATGTGGTCAATAAGAAATTGGAGCACGTGGAAATTTTGGAAATTTCTAACTGGAGAGATACAGAATGCGATCTAGCTTTTTCACTAGCTTCAGGGAGTTTCAATTTCAGCAATATGTATCGTTGAGCTTGAATTTGGTATTTGAACACGGTTTTAATTGGGAGAATTCATTCGATATAATTAGTGGGTTGGCAATATATTCATTCTGATAATTAATCATAATACAGAATATATTCATTCAATCTCAGGaggtcaaaagaaaaaaaaaaaagcaaagcaTCCATTGTAAGAAATGTACATTTGGTTTCTCATTACTGACACAACAAAAAGAATTAAAGAAATCCTATAATGTCTCTGTCTAAAATGTAACAGTGGCAAAGCATTGTTGCTCGAAGTTTTCTAATGGTTGGTCACATTGTTATTCACAAAAGAATTATCAGCTGAAATATCTTCTCAATTGGAATAGAGTCCAGGGCTAAATATTGCACATTCTAATGATGAAATCTTTCGATTACTTGGCTGAAATCCTGGCTCCTCAGTTCGAATTGGAAGATGGGATATTGGAGTTCGTGAATTTTGTACAGTCAAATGGTCCTACCCCTTGGTTATTTTTCCGTTTAACCTGAAAAGCACATAAATCCTAGATGTCAGGCCAAATTGGAAACAGAGATGATTTTCGTTTGCAAGAAAAAGCGTTTTGTTATTTGCTAAGTAGATGATTTTCATTTCCTTCACGAAACAACCCTCATAAAGCGCAGGGCAGTTACACAAGAGCAAGACAGGCTATGGTACTAATTGATATGCATAGTTATGTACACAATATTTATTATAAGAGGAaagtttattatttagtccataTGGTATAAGAAAATTTCATATCTATATGGTATAAAAAAACTAtcaattttgtaaaatatttattaattagatcTCCGCATTGAgagtattttaaactttttaaaactttaagaatattttaatgaatttttcaaaaaGGAAAGACTAACTAATGGATTTCTTGGTACCACAAGAATCAAATAGTAATTTTCCCACCTTAAAAACTACAATGGTCAGGCTTATAGAAGTGATTGTCTAGGATGTAGGACCTTACCGGGGACCAAGGACCAGGTTCAGGTAAAGACTTGTCCTGGGGTGAATTTTGTACAGCGCCACCTTTCATCATTAGAATTTCCTGCAGAACACTTATGAGTTAGATCATAGTACGCGTTACCTTCTAAAATTTCTATACCAGAGTGGGACTCTAGTACCTCTCCAGCAGCTTCAAAGGCAGCTAACCATTCATCAGAAAAAGGAACAGCATTTTGTGGAGGTCTTATTACAAGTGCCTCTTGCCTCTTGTCATTCCCAGATTTCTTTCTGCCATCATCATATGGTCcgatgattaattttaaaatacataatGTTCTTATTCTGAAAAAATCTATGGTTAAACTGCAAGTGCATAAACAATTGAAAAGAGGAAACAAGGACTCAATCCATGCACAAATAAGAGTTGGGTTAGATGCTTACAGAGAGAGTGTTGCTTCCTTGACTACTTCTGAGGACACAGCACCGTTGCCTTTGTAGATCGCAATTTCAGCTTCCACAGGCAAATTATTACCCTCTACTAAATTGACTTCTGCATCCTGCCGGGTACTTCCATCTAATGTCTTATTAGAGTCAGAAGTATCCACTGCCCCTGCCACTGCCTTACGGTCTTCATTTTTCTTGGAGGATGAATCGAAATTCCAAGGATGTGCTTGATTGTCAAGTTCATTTCTGCACTTACAATCTGCAAACCATCTGATATTTTCCATTGATGGAAGCTCGGAGTTATTATCCATATTAAAACCAGCATCATGCATCACAGGGTTCGTTTGAATGTCAGTATCAAAACTTGTTGATGCAGCTGGTAAACTGTCGCATTGCTCTAAAACAGTGCCTGAAATATTCTCCCGTGTATCTTCCTCCTGAGATTCAACAGTATTCACAAGCAACAAGTTGTCACCTGAACACAATCCATTATTTTCCGAAGGAACTTCTTCAATCATAACATCAAGATTTTGAAGCTCAGGACATTGTTTAGGCTGTCTACTGATATCATCAACCATCAGCGAAGATTTCTCAACAGTCAGTGAGGTACTAGCATTGCTGTTGTAGCTATCCACTGTCAAATTATTATCTAAATGCTGTGGTACTGCATCTTCAATAAGTCTGTCCTTAATCATATCATCAACTCCAGCATGTTCAGCTTCCCTGATTTCACATTGGTGTAGACTCTGAGGAATTTCAGATACACTTCCACCCACTGCACTGATGCCTCCAAAGGATCTGTTATCATCATTCGAAAGATTATCATCACGCGCCTCTCGACTCTGACTCCCCTGTTCAGCTTCATGAGCACAAGAAGCTATCAGCTTAAATTGGTCAACAGACTCTTCTTTCACATCGTGCATACCATTAAAGCAATCATTGTGCAGTATGGAAGAATCACTTTCTCTATAACAAGCTTCATTAGCTGGCTGTAAATCAGTGATGGTAGTGAAATTTTTCGTTGAGGAATCCAACTGTTTGTCAAGGACAAATTCATGCTCATTCGTATCGTTTATTCTAGAAGAAACTTCAACTAGGATGGCAGAGCTAATTTGGGATGTGATGCGTGAACAAAAATTATTCACCTTAACACCACCAGTGATGACTGCACCAATCATATCGCCCTTGCCCATCCTTTCCGCTGTCGCGTTAGCTTCACCACTAAGCTCAATGTCACGCCTAAAATTTTCAACCACAGGCTCAATGTTTACAGAAGCTGTTAAATCATTTTCAATATGTATGCATGCAACCTTTCCAGCTCCATCAAGACCAGAATCATGGTTTACAGGAGATGTTGAAAAAAGAACATCGGAGCTTCCCAATTCACCTTCACAAGCACTAGTTCTTGATTCATCAGATTCAAAACTCTGAAGGACATCTTTCTCCTGGTCCTCTTCAATGCCTTTTCCAGGCAATAAGCAACTGATAGAAAGTGGTCTGCTATTATACTGAGACGATGGTTCTGTTACAAGACAGGGATTTAGAAGCTCCGCTTGTTCTGCTGATTTTGCACTTGGATAATCAATAATCAAGTTTGAGTTATCCACTGTTAAAGTGCTCAATGAAACCTTGCCACTTTTAACCAACATATTACCCTCCACACACAGGATTTGTGCATCTCCCACATGCAACTCCCTATTCAAGTAATTAATTCCAGTAGTGCCCTCTTTTGTGGATTCTAAATATGTAATGTGAGATTGACAATATTCTGTTGCACCACACTCTTGGACTTTTAGACTAGCATCTGCAGCCTTTGAACTATCATGTTTGTTAATATCTTCTGAAGCTCTGCTGTGCTCAAACAAAACACCATTGAGCCTCTGGCTCTCCACATTAGAAATGAAATCAGTTTGGCAGCTGTCAGGCTTCATCAGCTCATCTTGTTGGGGACTCTGCTCCTTGGCTTCATGCACTCTTGAAGAAGCCCCACCCCAGTTATTTTTCCCCCCTGCAGACTGAGACTCTGAACAGAAACTATGTTCCTTTGTAGTGGGATTGTACTGCCTGTCTTCCACATTTTGGTTAACTGTTGTACTATTTGCCTCAGGACCTTCAACTTCCATTGGGAGGCTGGGAGAGGATGTAGAATGGGGATACTCTAGACCAGAAACATTAGTGTCTCTAGTTCTGACGCAAGCATTAATAACACTCCTGACATCATCTTGTTCCAATTGTTCACATGGAACATTTTGAAGAGGCAACTTATTATCGTTGCTCTGCTGTGCCATTTGCTCCACGGAAGAGATCTTCAGAATTTTACATGGTTCTGCAAGATCTAGAGATTGGTTGACTGCTGTATTATTTGCCTCAGGGCCTTCAACTTCCATTGGAAGGCTGTGAGAGGATGTAGAATGGGGATACTCTAGACCAGAACCATTTGTGTCTCTAGTTCCGACGCAAGCATTAATAACACTCCTGACATCATCTTGTTCCAATTGTTCACATGGAACATTTTGAAAAGGCAACTTATTATCGTTGCTCTGCTGTGCCACATGCTCCACGGAAGAGATCTTCAGAATTTTATATGGTTCTGCAAGATCTAGAGATTGTGTATCAGCATCACCACAAATATCATGCGGCTGTCGCTTACAATTTGTTGAACTCTCAGAGTTAAGTTGCACCTGCAATGTCACCTTCTGTATACTGTTCAATTCTTTGCTAGGTTTTATCTTTCCACACAAGGCAGCATTCACAGAAGATGAGGATGCTGTACTTGAGCATGAAGGTATATTCCTGGATGGTCGGGGGGGCTTTTGATGAATAGAATTTATGGCACCAACTTTGCTTTTATTAGGAATATTAGAATCAGGGAGATTGCATTGCGTACTTCTCTGTAGCAGGCTATGCGAACCAGAAGATTTTGACTGCAAAGTAATTTCCGCAAATGAGAAACATGGCATCTCTAATAGTGCAAGTAGGAATGTATGATCTGATCAAACATTTTGAAACACAAAGTATTTCTGTTGGtgcattaattatttaatttctgataATCAGCGCACCTGACCAAAAAATCCCAGTGATGGTGATGGCATTCGCAAGCCTGATGGTTTCGCTGGTTGGGGTTGTGTAGATTGCATGTTTCCACCATTAAAGCAACCaatttgagagaaagaaaatgcaATTTTGCTGGCATTGCTATCATGGCCTTTTGCTGGACAAACAACAGAGGGAACTACTGAAACTGGAACTACTTCTGAACTACTATTCAATTGGCTACCCTGGGGAAGCTGTACTTTGGATGACATATCTATTACTGGCCCTGAGACCTTTACCTTTGAAAGAGATATGAGAAAGCAATAGCACAGTTATCAGATAATAAGAAAACACTAATGTTCTACAAAATCTGTCGGTCTGGTTGAATCCTACAAATTTCTTCTAAGTTTAATTAACATGACTGTAACTTCTAGAGTTTGAGGTTCGCACCACATTTCTTCTTGTCTGATGAGCTGTGGATTTTATGATTGATTTTCCAGCAGGAGCAGACTGTGCACTATTTTTGACAGTTTTTGTATTTGTTGAAGTGTCCTTCAACCCAATATTTTTCTGCGCATTAACTGCAAAATGTAACaaatacaaatttaaatatcaatttGACTTGATGCAAGAGTGAAATCTGATTGAAAAGAATCATAAGTGGAGCTGGTCTTTGAAATCTGATGCAGATGAGAAACTGAATCCAGAAGATACATTAAGAACATAATATTTCATATCACTGGGAACTGAATAGACAAAAATATACATTTATCACCTGGCTGAGAAATATAATTTCTCTTAGAGTGGCTGACATTAGTTGCAGAACTTCTAGAAGTTGTTGAAACAACTGAAGGATCAGGCTTTGGACCCAGCAGTTTTGAAACTCTTGAGGTTTTAGTTGCCACTTTTGTTGTGTTCGCTTTTGGAGTTCAAAGAAGTTAAGGGCAAGTTTTCCATTAAGCAAATAGAATAACAAAGAAGAACATTCCTAAGAAACATAAACAAACCATCAAACATACTATTTTAGCATAAAATGATTCTTAAAGGATATTGTGATGAAGCCACTTGTCGTGGGCAGCCATTACGCTTAGAAGCACT
Encoded proteins:
- the LOC110626061 gene encoding uncharacterized protein LOC110626061 isoform X2 codes for the protein METDLSLIEISGEDDSLLSIQHISPDAAAATDNSYFSCSPLLPIPRSTCSLHPPSQLLASPVESRKGTDDTCIPSSSSCEDSRDNNMNKENVNLNKPEPPKLSLEPQQMKRKKKGGGYNLRKSLAWNRAFFTEEGVLDPSELSMLSGHSGKSSGEMLSIIHEGRESLCGELDSISDSPDLQSLEHNLFKELPSSTPTKNRNNAAKLTTHLGSPAKEKKGPASAAKRKVLSTHDINRSASKRNGCPRQVASSHPKANTTKVATKTSRVSKLLGPKPDPSVVSTTSRSSATNVSHSKRNYISQPGDKFNAQKNIGLKDTSTNTKTVKNSAQSAPAGKSIIKSTAHQTRRNVVSGPVIDMSSKVQLPQGSQLNSSSEVVPVSVVPSVVCPAKGHDSNASKIAFSFSQIGCFNGGNMQSTQPQPAKPSGLRMPSPSLGFFGQSKSSGSHSLLQRSTQCNLPDSNIPNKSKVGAINSIHQKPPRPSRNIPSCSSTASSSSVNAALCGKIKPSKELNSIQKVTLQVQLNSESSTNCKRQPHDICGDADTQSLDLAEPYKILKISSVEHVAQQSNDNKLPFQNVPCEQLEQDDVRSVINACVGTRDTNGSGLEYPHSTSSHSLPMEVEGPEANNTAVNQSLDLAEPCKILKISSVEQMAQQSNDNKLPLQNVPCEQLEQDDVRSVINACVRTRDTNVSGLEYPHSTSSPSLPMEVEGPEANSTTVNQNVEDRQYNPTTKEHSFCSESQSAGGKNNWGGASSRVHEAKEQSPQQDELMKPDSCQTDFISNVESQRLNGVLFEHSRASEDINKHDSSKAADASLKVQECGATEYCQSHITYLESTKEGTTGINYLNRELHVGDAQILCVEGNMLVKSGKVSLSTLTVDNSNLIIDYPSAKSAEQAELLNPCLVTEPSSQYNSRPLSISCLLPGKGIEEDQEKDVLQSFESDESRTSACEGELGSSDVLFSTSPVNHDSGLDGAGKVACIHIENDLTASVNIEPVVENFRRDIELSGEANATAERMGKGDMIGAVITGGVKVNNFCSRITSQISSAILVEVSSRINDTNEHEFVLDKQLDSSTKNFTTITDLQPANEACYRESDSSILHNDCFNGMHDVKEESVDQFKLIASCAHEAEQGSQSREARDDNLSNDDNRSFGGISAVGGSVSEIPQSLHQCEIREAEHAGVDDMIKDRLIEDAVPQHLDNNLTVDSYNSNASTSLTVEKSSLMVDDISRQPKQCPELQNLDVMIEEVPSENNGLCSGDNLLLVNTVESQEEDTRENISGTVLEQCDSLPAASTSFDTDIQTNPVMHDAGFNMDNNSELPSMENIRWFADCKCRNELDNQAHPWNFDSSSKKNEDRKAVAGAVDTSDSNKTLDGSTRQDAEVNLVEGNNLPVEAEIAIYKGNGAVSSEVVKEATLSLKKSGNDKRQEALVIRPPQNAVPFSDEWLAAFEAAGEEILMMKGGAVQNSPQDKSLPEPGPWSPVKRKNNQGVGPFDCTKFTNSNIPSSNSN